One Candidatus Krumholzibacteriia bacterium genomic region harbors:
- a CDS encoding phosphoenolpyruvate carboxykinase (ATP) yields MSNSEFTPKVGLDAVGLTNLGGVMWNATPATLYEEFVMNGEGLIAADGPMCAETGKYTGRSPEDKFVVEEASSKD; encoded by the coding sequence ATGTCTAACAGCGAGTTCACGCCGAAGGTCGGCCTTGACGCCGTCGGCCTGACCAACCTGGGCGGCGTGATGTGGAACGCAACGCCGGCGACCCTCTACGAGGAGTTCGTGATGAACGGCGAGGGGCTCATCGCGGCCGACGGCCCGATGTGCGCCGAGACGGGGAAGTACACCGGTCGCAGCCCGGAGGACAAGTTCGTCGTCGAGGAGGCGTCGAGCAAGGACA